One Oryza glaberrima chromosome 11, OglaRS2, whole genome shotgun sequence genomic region harbors:
- the LOC127755107 gene encoding probable esterase PIR7A: protein MSSPETTTECVSNEQQRRRHHFILVHGVCHGAWCWYRVATALSSAGHRVTTLDMAACGGRPVRADEVPSFEQYTAPLLDALADQDGEEKAVVVAHSFGGQSLALAMERYPEKIAVAVFVTATMPAAGMPMSFAFKQLSQGKDADFFMDCTIRTIGDPQNPDKTFLFGPEYLARRVYQLSPPEDLALAMSMVRPSRRFLNDATMNGEVLTAGRYGAVRRVYVVAEDDEWKPAEIQRLMVSWNPGTEMRTLQGADHMPMFSKARELSELLMVISNN from the exons ATGAGCTcaccggagacgacgacggagTGCGTCAGCaacgagcagcagcggcggcgccaccacttCATCCTGGTGCACGGCGTCTGCCACGGCGCGTGGTGCTGGTACAGGGTGGCCACCGCGCTCTcctccgccggccaccgcgtcACCACGCTCGACATGGCCGCGTGCGGCGGGCGCCCGGTCCGCGCCGACGAGGTGCCGTCCTTCGAGCAGTACACCGCGCCGCTGCTCGACGCGCTGGCCGATCAGgacggcgaggagaaggcggtCGTCGTCGCGCACAGCTTCGGCGGGCAGAGCCTCGCGCTGGCCATGGAGAGGTACCCGGAGAAGATCGCCGTCGCTGTGTTCGTCACCGCCACCATGCCCGCCGCCGGCATGCCCATGTCGTTCGCGTTCAAGCAG CTATCGCAAGGGAAGGATGCAGATTTCTTCATGGATTGCACGATCAGGACCATCGGTGATCCCCAGAATCCTGACAAGACGTTTCTGTTCGGACCAGAGTACTTGGCACGGCGAGTGTATCAGCTCAGCCCACCCGAG GACTTGGCCCTGGCGATGTCGATGGTGAGGCCGTCACGGCGGTTCCTGAACGATGCCACGATGAACGGGGAAGTCCTGACGGCGGGCAGGTACGGCGCGGTGAGGCGAGTGTACGTCGTGGCCGAGGACGACGAGTGGAAGCCGGCGGAGATCCAGCGGCTGATGGTGTCATGGAACCCTGGTACGGAGATGAGGACGTTGCAGGGAGCTGATCATATGCCCATGTTCTCAAAGGCGAGGGAGCTCTCAGAATTGCTCATGGTGATTTCCAACAACTAG